From a single Rhizobium lusitanum genomic region:
- a CDS encoding DUF1223 domain-containing protein yields MRLRFSVSLLAGIALASSLHAQELAKIKGVVELFTSQGCSSCPPADAAFRKLIRQGDVVALAYHVDYWNYLGWNDTMASKDNTARQYAYARTMGRSGVYTPQAIINGRDHMSGADFDGINVKLDGFQHQGKGLTVAVSAAMKGDELEIKIGAGQGKANVVVAYFDKEQLVSPKGGENNGQQIAYLHAVSDVETVGMWDGKEMNVVLPANVLDKDGRRGMAVLLQSSTSSGDPAAIIGATVLTIGSDG; encoded by the coding sequence ATGCGCCTTCGATTTTCGGTTTCACTTCTGGCAGGCATCGCGCTCGCGAGTTCGCTGCATGCGCAGGAGCTTGCCAAGATCAAGGGGGTCGTCGAGCTCTTCACGTCGCAGGGCTGTTCGTCCTGCCCGCCTGCTGATGCCGCGTTTCGCAAGCTGATCCGCCAGGGCGACGTCGTGGCGCTTGCCTATCATGTCGACTACTGGAACTATCTCGGCTGGAACGACACGATGGCGTCCAAGGACAATACGGCGCGCCAGTATGCCTATGCGCGGACGATGGGCCGCAGCGGGGTCTATACGCCGCAGGCGATCATCAATGGACGAGACCATATGAGTGGTGCCGACTTCGACGGCATCAATGTCAAGCTCGACGGCTTTCAGCACCAGGGCAAGGGCCTGACGGTCGCGGTGAGCGCCGCGATGAAGGGCGACGAGCTGGAAATCAAGATCGGTGCCGGCCAGGGCAAGGCGAATGTGGTCGTTGCCTATTTCGACAAGGAACAGCTGGTCTCCCCCAAGGGTGGCGAAAATAACGGTCAACAGATTGCCTATCTGCATGCGGTTTCGGACGTCGAGACCGTCGGCATGTGGGATGGCAAGGAAATGAATGTGGTGCTGCCCGCCAATGTCCTGGACAAGGACGGCCGGCGCGGCATGGCGGTTCTGCTGCAATCCTCCACGTCGTCGGGAGACCCGGCGGCGATCATCGGCGCGACGGTGCTGACGATTGGCTCTGACGGCTGA